In a genomic window of Thermosynechococcus sp. CL-1:
- a CDS encoding response regulator transcription factor codes for MKILIVEDDQTIANLIAESLAHQRYTPEVVHDAESALEYLEATAFDLLILDLGLPRMDGLRLCQILRQRAYQLPILILTARDTSTDKVMGLDAGADDYLVKPFDLAELLARVRALLRRQSLPFSSVLRWGALTLYLDKAKVTYNNQELQLTPKEYAILEVLLRNGSRILSRSAIIDHAWSLEEVPGEEAVKVHLKRLRHKLNAGGAPPNFIETVYGFGYRLNPNFESPS; via the coding sequence ATGAAAATTTTAATTGTTGAAGACGATCAAACCATCGCCAACTTAATTGCCGAATCCCTGGCCCATCAGCGCTACACCCCTGAAGTGGTACATGATGCCGAATCAGCTCTTGAGTATTTAGAGGCCACTGCCTTTGACCTACTGATTTTAGATCTAGGCTTACCGCGCATGGACGGCCTAAGACTGTGCCAAATCCTTCGCCAGAGAGCCTACCAGCTGCCTATTTTGATCCTAACGGCTCGAGACACCAGTACTGACAAAGTCATGGGTCTTGATGCCGGCGCCGATGACTACCTAGTCAAGCCCTTTGATCTGGCCGAACTGTTGGCTAGGGTGCGTGCCCTACTGAGGCGTCAGTCGCTACCATTTTCCTCTGTCCTTAGGTGGGGCGCCCTCACCCTATATCTAGACAAAGCCAAAGTCACCTATAACAACCAAGAGCTCCAGCTGACCCCCAAAGAGTATGCCATTTTGGAGGTGTTGTTGCGTAACGGCAGTCGCATCCTTAGCCGCTCAGCAATTATCGATCATGCGTGGTCATTGGAGGAAGTGCCAGGGGAAGAAGCCGTTAAAGTACACTTAAAGAGACTGCGGCACAAACTGAACGCAGGCGGGGCTCCTCCTAATTTTATTGAAACTGTCTATGGTTTTGGCTATCGGCTTAATCCCAACTTTGAATCGCCGAGTTAG
- the argJ gene encoding bifunctional glutamate N-acetyltransferase/amino-acid acetyltransferase ArgJ → MSHWQQITGGVTAAKGYRAAGIAAGLKASGALDLALIVSDVPAIAAGVFTTNHMCAAPVTYCRQRLQTKGAAQAILCNSGQANAATGEQGWQAVLAQADMVATALGVSPEMVLVASTGVIGQPIPLEKMRQALPTLTANLSDGGGEAAARAILTTDLVPKQIALEAEWEGQTIRIGGMAKGSGMIHPNMATMLAFITCDAAVSPHLWQEMLQRACDRSFNQITVDGDTSTNDSVIALANGQSRTPAITEPGAAASRLEEMLTAVCVHLAKAIARDGEGATCLIEVQVSGASDDAAARQVARTIAGSMLVKSAIYGRDPNWGRIAAAAGRAGVPFDASNLAISLGGIAMMRHGQPLPFDRAAANAYLVNQAAASSDPSGQQSLDHPVVIEVSIGHGSGRGVAWGCDLSYDYVKINAEYTT, encoded by the coding sequence ATGAGCCACTGGCAACAGATTACGGGTGGTGTGACTGCCGCCAAAGGCTATCGAGCTGCGGGCATTGCGGCAGGACTCAAAGCTTCAGGGGCACTGGATTTGGCCTTGATTGTTTCCGATGTGCCGGCGATCGCCGCTGGGGTATTTACGACGAACCACATGTGTGCGGCACCTGTCACCTACTGTCGTCAGCGGTTACAAACGAAGGGAGCGGCGCAGGCGATTTTGTGTAATTCGGGTCAGGCCAATGCGGCTACGGGAGAACAGGGCTGGCAGGCGGTTTTAGCCCAAGCGGATATGGTGGCAACGGCCTTGGGGGTGAGTCCAGAGATGGTGCTCGTGGCTTCGACGGGGGTCATTGGTCAACCCATTCCCCTTGAAAAGATGCGCCAAGCGCTGCCAACGCTAACGGCAAACTTGAGTGATGGCGGTGGAGAGGCGGCTGCCCGAGCCATTCTAACCACAGACTTGGTGCCCAAGCAAATTGCCCTCGAAGCCGAGTGGGAGGGGCAAACCATTCGCATTGGTGGCATGGCCAAGGGGTCAGGGATGATTCACCCGAATATGGCAACGATGCTGGCCTTTATTACCTGCGATGCTGCTGTGTCGCCCCATCTGTGGCAGGAGATGCTCCAACGCGCCTGCGATCGCTCCTTCAATCAAATTACCGTTGATGGTGATACCAGCACCAATGACAGTGTGATTGCTTTGGCCAATGGACAATCGCGTACCCCTGCGATTACGGAGCCGGGCGCAGCGGCCAGCCGCCTTGAGGAAATGTTAACGGCGGTCTGTGTCCATTTAGCGAAGGCGATCGCCCGTGATGGCGAGGGGGCGACCTGTCTCATTGAAGTTCAGGTGAGTGGTGCTAGTGATGATGCCGCTGCCCGTCAAGTGGCCAGAACCATTGCGGGTTCAATGCTCGTCAAATCAGCCATCTATGGACGGGATCCCAACTGGGGACGCATTGCCGCCGCTGCTGGCCGCGCTGGGGTGCCCTTTGATGCCAGTAATCTGGCCATTTCCCTTGGGGGGATTGCCATGATGCGCCACGGTCAACCCTTACCCTTCGATCGCGCCGCTGCCAATGCCTACTTAGTCAATCAAGCCGCCGCTAGTAGCGATCCCAGTGGCCAGCAGTCCCTCGACCATCCGGTGGTGATTGAAGTCAGTATTGGTCATGGCAGTGGTCGAGGTGTCGCTTGGGGCTGTGATCTCAGCTATGATTACGTTAAAATTAATGCCGAGTACACCACCTAG
- a CDS encoding Uma2 family endonuclease, which produces MNPTTRTLTPSPLHFRIEDYHRLAELGFLGEDDPIELVRGELIKMAAKGTAHETCITRLLRVLMPMVGERATLRCQSPIVIADHSEPEPDITLVDNREDDYATAHPTAAAVQLLIEVADSSLEYDRTVKLMLYAEAGIPHYWLFNLVDRTLEAYSEPAQITPTTFGYLNRRIVPATGAIALPITEQQLPLSRIFP; this is translated from the coding sequence ATGAACCCGACGACCCGCACATTAACACCATCCCCGCTGCACTTCCGCATTGAGGACTATCACCGTTTAGCTGAACTCGGCTTTTTGGGCGAGGATGATCCCATCGAATTAGTGCGGGGGGAACTGATTAAGATGGCGGCTAAGGGGACAGCCCACGAAACCTGTATCACCCGACTCCTGCGGGTCTTAATGCCAATGGTGGGTGAGCGGGCAACCCTACGCTGTCAATCGCCGATTGTAATTGCAGATCACAGTGAACCTGAGCCAGACATTACCCTTGTCGACAATCGGGAGGATGATTACGCCACGGCGCATCCGACAGCAGCGGCAGTGCAATTGCTAATTGAGGTGGCGGACTCTTCCCTAGAGTACGATCGCACTGTGAAATTGATGCTCTATGCCGAGGCAGGGATTCCCCACTACTGGCTTTTTAACTTGGTGGATCGCACTCTCGAAGCCTATAGTGAACCAGCGCAAATTACACCGACAACCTTTGGGTATTTGAATCGGCGAATTGTGCCCGCGACGGGAGCGATCGCCCTGCCGATCACTGAACAACAGCTCCCCTTGAGTCGTATTTTCCCCTAG
- the ppc gene encoding phosphoenolpyruvate carboxylase produces MTSVLDATNRDRLIESESLAARTLQARLRLVEEVLVDVLAAESGQELVDLLRRLGALSSPEGHALHAPEGELLKVIESLELNQAIRAARAFNLYFQIINIVEQHYEQQYNRERAAQEGLQRRSVMSEPISGVSGEGFPLPHNAANATDVRSGPSERLEHSLYEAIPATQQYGSFAWLFPRLHTLNVPPRHIQKLLDQLDIKLVFTAHPTEIVRQTIRDKQRRVARLLEQLDVLEGASPHLTDWNAQTLRAQLMEEIRLWWRTDELHQFKPEVLDEVEYTLHYFKEVIFAVIPKLYRRLEQSLHETFPYLQPPRHNFCRFGSWVGGDRDGNPYVTPEVTWQTACYQRNLVLEEYIKSVERLINLLSLSLHWCDVLPDLLDSLEQDQRQLPSVYDQYAVRYRQEPYRLKLTYVLKRLQNTRDRNRALQTYCIRRNDAEELNNGQFYRHGQEFLAELLLIQRNLKETGLACRELDDLICQVEVFGFNLAALDIRQESTCHAEALNEITAYLGILPCPYTELSETERTRWLLSELSTRRPLIPGELPFSDRTNEIIETFRMVRQLQQEFGTDLCNTYIISMSHEVSDLLEVLLFAKEAGLFDPATGTSTLQAIPLFETVEDLKHAPAVLTELFSLPFCHSYLGSHSTPFLQEVMLGYSDSNKDSGFLSSNWEIYKAQQRLQKIAENFGFQLRIFHGRGGSVGRGGGPAYAAILAQPEQTIKGRIKITEQGEVLASKYSLPELALFNLETVATAVIQASLLRSSIDEIGPWHEIMEELATRSRQCYRHLIYEQPEFIEFFNEVTPIQEISQLQISSRPTRRGGKKTLESLRAIPWVFSWTQTRFLLPAWYGVGTALKEFLEEKPAEHLSLLRYFYYKWPFFRMVISKVEMTLAKVDLEIARYYVQELSQPQNREAFFRLYDQIAQEHRLTTELVLTITGHERLLDGDPALQRSVQLRNRTIVPLGFLQVSLLKRLRQHNSQTTSGAILRSRYGRGELLRGALLTINGVAAGMRNTG; encoded by the coding sequence ATGACATCAGTCCTCGATGCGACCAATCGCGATCGCTTGATTGAAAGTGAAAGTTTAGCAGCTCGCACCCTACAGGCACGTTTGCGACTGGTGGAAGAGGTCTTGGTAGATGTCTTGGCGGCAGAATCGGGTCAGGAATTAGTTGATCTACTGCGGCGCTTGGGTGCCCTCTCTTCGCCGGAAGGTCATGCCCTCCATGCCCCAGAGGGAGAACTCCTGAAGGTCATTGAGTCCCTAGAACTGAATCAAGCGATTCGCGCTGCCCGTGCCTTTAACCTGTACTTTCAAATTATCAACATTGTTGAGCAGCACTACGAGCAACAATATAATCGTGAACGAGCTGCCCAAGAGGGATTGCAACGCCGCAGTGTCATGAGTGAACCGATTTCCGGTGTCAGTGGTGAAGGCTTTCCCTTGCCCCATAATGCTGCCAATGCAACGGACGTGCGCAGTGGGCCGAGTGAACGCCTAGAGCATAGTCTCTACGAAGCCATTCCGGCCACTCAGCAGTATGGTTCTTTTGCTTGGCTTTTTCCGCGGCTGCATACACTGAATGTACCGCCGCGCCATATTCAAAAGCTGCTGGATCAACTCGACATAAAGTTGGTTTTCACCGCTCACCCGACGGAAATTGTGCGGCAAACGATTCGCGATAAGCAGCGGCGGGTTGCCCGCTTACTCGAGCAACTGGATGTGCTAGAGGGGGCTTCTCCGCACCTGACAGACTGGAATGCCCAAACCCTGCGGGCACAACTGATGGAAGAAATTCGCCTCTGGTGGCGCACCGATGAACTGCACCAATTTAAGCCCGAAGTGCTCGATGAGGTGGAATACACGCTCCACTACTTCAAAGAGGTCATTTTTGCCGTCATTCCCAAGCTCTATCGCCGCCTTGAGCAATCGCTCCATGAAACATTTCCCTATTTGCAGCCCCCGCGGCACAATTTCTGTCGCTTTGGCTCTTGGGTGGGGGGCGATCGCGATGGTAATCCCTACGTGACACCGGAAGTGACGTGGCAAACCGCCTGCTATCAGCGCAACTTAGTTCTTGAGGAGTACATTAAATCCGTTGAGCGGTTGATTAATCTGCTGAGCTTGTCCCTGCACTGGTGTGATGTGCTGCCGGATTTACTGGATTCCCTTGAGCAGGATCAACGGCAACTCCCTAGCGTCTATGACCAGTATGCGGTGCGCTATCGGCAGGAACCCTACCGTCTGAAACTCACCTATGTGCTCAAACGGTTGCAAAATACCCGCGATCGCAACCGAGCGCTGCAAACCTACTGCATTCGCCGCAATGATGCGGAAGAGCTAAATAATGGACAGTTTTACCGCCACGGTCAAGAATTCTTGGCAGAGCTGCTGCTGATTCAGCGTAACCTGAAGGAAACGGGACTGGCCTGCCGCGAACTGGATGATTTGATTTGCCAAGTGGAGGTTTTTGGCTTTAATTTGGCAGCCTTGGATATTCGCCAAGAAAGCACCTGTCACGCTGAGGCGCTTAATGAAATTACCGCCTATTTGGGCATTCTCCCCTGTCCCTATACGGAATTGTCGGAAACGGAGCGCACTCGCTGGCTCCTCAGTGAACTTTCCACCCGTCGCCCCTTGATTCCGGGGGAACTCCCCTTTAGCGATCGCACCAATGAAATCATTGAAACGTTCCGTATGGTGCGACAACTCCAACAAGAGTTTGGCACGGATTTGTGCAATACCTACATCATCAGCATGAGCCACGAGGTCAGTGATCTCTTGGAGGTGCTGCTCTTTGCCAAGGAGGCTGGACTGTTTGATCCCGCCACAGGCACCAGTACCCTACAGGCGATTCCCCTCTTTGAGACGGTTGAAGACCTCAAACACGCCCCCGCAGTGCTGACGGAACTCTTTTCTTTGCCCTTTTGCCATAGCTATTTGGGCAGCCACAGTACCCCCTTTCTGCAAGAGGTGATGCTGGGCTATTCCGACAGCAACAAAGATTCGGGCTTCCTCAGTAGCAACTGGGAAATTTATAAGGCACAACAACGGCTCCAAAAAATTGCTGAAAACTTTGGCTTCCAACTGCGGATTTTCCACGGCCGGGGTGGCTCTGTGGGACGGGGGGGTGGGCCTGCCTACGCAGCCATTTTGGCACAGCCAGAGCAAACGATCAAAGGACGAATCAAGATTACTGAGCAGGGCGAGGTGTTGGCCTCTAAATACTCATTGCCGGAATTGGCGCTCTTTAACCTCGAAACAGTGGCCACAGCCGTGATTCAGGCGAGTTTGCTGCGCAGTAGTATTGATGAAATTGGGCCTTGGCACGAGATTATGGAGGAGCTGGCCACGCGATCGCGCCAATGCTATCGCCATCTCATCTATGAGCAGCCAGAATTCATTGAATTCTTTAACGAAGTTACTCCGATTCAAGAAATTAGCCAACTGCAAATTAGCTCCCGACCCACGCGGCGGGGAGGTAAGAAAACCCTTGAGAGTTTGCGGGCAATTCCTTGGGTCTTTAGTTGGACGCAAACCCGTTTCCTGCTGCCGGCTTGGTATGGTGTGGGCACTGCCCTGAAGGAATTCCTTGAGGAAAAACCCGCTGAGCATCTCTCCCTGTTGCGCTACTTTTACTACAAATGGCCCTTCTTCCGCATGGTGATCTCCAAAGTTGAGATGACCCTTGCCAAAGTGGATCTAGAGATTGCCCGCTACTATGTCCAAGAACTCAGCCAACCCCAAAACCGTGAAGCCTTTTTCCGCCTCTACGATCAGATTGCTCAGGAACATCGCCTGACCACGGAACTGGTGCTCACGATTACTGGCCATGAGCGGCTACTCGATGGGGATCCGGCGCTCCAGCGATCGGTGCAACTGCGCAATCGCACCATTGTTCCCTTGGGGTTCCTGCAAGTATCTCTCCTGAAACGGCTACGCCAGCACAACAGCCAAACCACCTCTGGGGCGATTCTCCGCTCCCGCTATGGCCGGGGTGAGTTGCTGCGGGGCGCTCTCTTGACGATCAATGGTGTGGCGGCAGGTATGCGCAATACGGGCTAA